The proteins below are encoded in one region of Hordeum vulgare subsp. vulgare chromosome 3H, MorexV3_pseudomolecules_assembly, whole genome shotgun sequence:
- the LOC123445598 gene encoding gamma-secretase subunit APH1-like: MEEMLYAFADRISKPRLCLTDKMLISLAGGLGHGLAHAVFFCLSLLTPAFGRATFFVERCSRMPFFLVSAIISLGFLVIHTSSMIIAFNGYGERKKKDQIFVPVVHLIAAVMTLINLVPGGCLVGTPLLCMTAAMTLYYSWQVVGQRIAEHQHGQS, translated from the exons ATGGAAGAGATGCTATATGCCTTTGCCGACAGAATATCTAAACCACGTCTCTGTTTGACAGACAAGATGCTAATATCATTGG CTGGTGGTTTAGGTCATGGACTTGCTCATGCAGTCTTTTTCTGCCTCAGCCTCCTAACTCCAGCATTTGGTCGAGCAACATTTTTTGTCGAAAGGTGCTCAAGGATGCCATTTTTCCTTGTGTCTG CAATTATTTCACTTGGATTCTTGGTCATCCATACTTCCTCGATGATTATTGCCTTTAATGGATATGGAGAGAGAAAGAAGAAGGACCAAATCTTCGTCCCAGTGGTTCACCTGATTGCTGCTGTAATG ACATTGATCAACCTTGTGCCTGGAGGTTGCCTCGTCGGTACACCTTTACTGTGCATGACGGCTGCGATGACCTTGTATTACTCCTGGCAAGTGGTTGGGCAGAGAATAGCAGAGCACCAACATGGGCAGTCTTAA
- the LOC123445599 gene encoding mitochondrial import inner membrane translocase subunit PAM16 like 2-like: protein MAGRLLGQLLVMGGAVVGRAVVQAYRQAIVNAQRTGAAQEAVNGIRRASKAMTEQEARQILGISEKTSWEEIVQKYDTMFEKNAKSGSFYLQSKVHRAKECLESIHHDKPDIMN, encoded by the exons ATG GCCGGACGGCTCCTCGGGCAACTCCTCGTCATGGGCGGCGCCGTCGTCGGCAGGGCCGTGGTGCAGGCCTACCGCCAGGCCATCGTCA ATGCACAGAGAACCGGAGCTGCACAGGAAGCTGTGAACGGTATTCGAAGGGCTAGCAAGGCCATGACTGAGCAAGAAGCCCGGCAAATATTGGGTATCAGTGAAAAGACGAGTTGGGAAGAGATCGTGCAG AAGTATGATACGATGTTTGAGAAGAACGCCAAGAGTGGAAGCTTCTATCTCCAGTCGAAAGTACACCGGGCCAAAGAATGTCTGGAGTCTATACACCATGATAAGCCTGACATAATGAACTGA